Within Quercus lobata isolate SW786 chromosome 5, ValleyOak3.0 Primary Assembly, whole genome shotgun sequence, the genomic segment ctttaaacaaatatacaatcAAACAGAAAACATGACTTTTTAGCACAAGCATTAAAGatgttttagactttttagttGCAAATAATAGATGCTCAGAGCAGCAACATTGAGAATCAACCATTATTAAATGGCAAACATGTTTTTCCCTAAATATATTCAAGGGCTAAACCCCATGACGCCACTCACAAAGAAGCTGAATTATAATAAATCAAGAAGAAAGCATCAAATGCAGGCCACTATATGAATATGGTGGACGTACCAAATGAAGGCCACTAAAAGTATAGCATTTTGAAAAAGTCATTACAGTTttacaattcaataaaatacaaaataagaattcattgaaattaaaaaaaaaaaaatgaagaaaaaagcaGATTAAAATTATGCAATTCAGAGCCtaatcaaaaccaaacaaatcaacagagaaaatttaattcaaattatGAGATAAATAGAGGGAAAATCAGGCTATCCAAACCACTTAGTTTGATGCAGCAACTCTTCTTGCAAAATACCTGTGTTGTGCCTGGCAAAAAACTCAGTATTCAACAAAATCACAAGGTAAGAAGTTTTTAAAAACTACAGcaaaaaaagatgaaagagagacTACAAAAGAAGTGGAAGCAAACATTGTAATATGGTTTGAGTTGCAAAAAATAAGAACTTGGCTTCCATTAGCCAaggatatataaaataaatacttaaaacaaaattaacatcAAACAGTAACACTTTTTGGTACAAACTTGAACTGGAAAGTTTGTTTTCATCTTATACATAAAGATTTTAAACAATCCAATGgtgtccttttttttctcaactttcTAAATCTCTCAAAGAGGGTTAATCTCATTACCAAAAAAGACTACAATCACCAAAACCatcaatttttccttctttctttcccaATGTCAATCATTAAGCCTGGGCATAAATCTGATTAGCATTGGCCACAAGCAAGCAATACAGACTCAAAAGTGCTAATAAGttttcaaccaattttgtaTGATAATGCTTTTACCTTCAAAATCAAAGCAACAACCAATAGCCTAATGTAAATTGTATATGCCAACTTCTAAGTTTTAGTATATATTTAGTGCTTTAGCTTAATTCCATGAACTTATAGATAAATGTAGTCACTATTCCACTAACAAATGTGCAATTAAACAATTAGGAAAGAAATACACCaaaacatcaaaacaaaaaatcataaactttGCATATGAAGAAGAATCCAACAAATTTAGACAATATTTATACATTTTGGTGAAGATAGATTCAGCTCTTACAAAAGATGATCTTGAACAACATTGAACAAACAattataattatgaaaaaaaaaaagaaagtattttaacaataaataaacaaaaggcagttgaacaaacaaaacaaaattgaatgTGAACCGCTTTaattaaacaaagaaagtatTTACACTAACACAATTGCTTAATTCATTATTCACATCATCCCACTTCAATGACTCATCTTACTCTGAGTGAACAAAGATATGATTGACAGATACAAACTAATACAAATTAAAGTCATACCTCATTTTGAATAAAACATACTAATTTAAAGAAATAGGTTCACCCTTTCTCTCAAGCCAATTCTAAATCAGAATCAGTCAAACCAAAAGAACTACGTCTAAGTCATTTTCCTCAATAGACTAATAATGCAGTTAAAAAAACTGTCAACTTTGACTATAATTCAATCATAATTAATatcaaacttaaaagaaaaaagaattttagaaGTTAGAAGGTTAAGTACTATTCAACAACATTGGCACCATATGACCTTGTATTACCTCTGTTTAccctttgaaaaaaatattcaatggAGATGAAAACCTCTATTttagttccattttttttttttattatatggtGTTCTTATTGTCAAGGAAACCCTACATAATAATGGAGTAGGCATGAAGATGTAAGAGAAGCCggaaaaaatatgttttaatattattattaaaagactTTTCTAAGTTAGGTTGAAGAAGATCACTAAACACCAATGACCAATCCAATCTAACTCAAGTAGAAGTGAAATCATAGAAAGATGCTAATACTAAATGCAAGAAGAGAGCAATTAACTAACAACACAAATATACATAAGAATTGTATCTCACatcaaatattcatttttaaattgtaaactTCTTAATGCCTGACTCTCATGAATTCCCTCCCAAAGACTGGAGTTGATCAACGGGTGCTGCTCCACCTTAGTCACTGGACCTATTCCTATCTATTTCAGCcattcaaatatttatatttactaAGAACAAAGAAATTGTATTTGTAAAGAACCTGTGATTGGCTGCAAGTATCTTCAAAGGGAGATTTGTACATAGTAGAAGATGAACAGTTTGGTGCGATTCAACACCATTTCAAtctcttttaccaaaaaaaaaataatcccaaaaagaattaaatctaacccaaatacccaaaacaaaaacaattctaACCCAAAAACCTTAGCTAAAACAAAATCTAACCCATATAATCGTGAACTGATATCAAAAAACCAATAGTTAAAATACAATAGTTTATATATCCGCACATGAATCTATATATGTTCATTTAATCTAAGAATATAAAAGCATACAAATGATGTCAAGCACATAATTCCATAGATATATCAGAATCATAACAAAGATTCTAGTGCTTCAACTATTACATAATAAAACAAAGAAGTTATATCATATCTCAATAAACCTAGCAATCTCAATAGCGGTGTGCATCTTTAACCATAGCTTTTACGAATCAAGTTTGTAcctatataaaattatatatatgctAAGCCACAGTATCCAAAAATTGAATGAATATATCACATATATCAATCACAGCACATAGATTTATCGAACAATAgttttaaaaccaaattatgTAGGAAAATTGCTGCAGAAATTTGAAGAATCAATATTCTAGGGTTCTACATTCTTGTCCATGCCATAAGaatcaattttcacaacaaagcaCCAAAAGGAGAAGAATGAACACAGAGAATCAATGCGTGCCTTTCGTTGGAATAGCGCCGATCTCTAACTCCGTATCTCCAAACCTATGGGACGTTTGATCGTATTTAGCTTTGACGGATGCCAATTGTGATGGTCTAAGTTCGGTAGGGTATGGCGGTGGCCGACCGTACGAATATCCACTGGTTCGCAGAGTCTGAAGAGAAGAGATTGCTAGGGTTTTAATCGCAAAACAGATCTAGAATATTCCATAAATTCACGGAAACAGGGGAAACTTATCCCGAAATCACAGAGAAGTTTCAAAACcgaatcaaaacaacaaaaacctagagagagaaagagagggagagagagaagaacgtACTTGGAAAACTCAAAAGGGGATAGCGATGGTCGGCCAAACGAATCTCCAACGTGgcgcaagtttttttttttttttccccctttcagAGTTTGATGTGAAAAGATCGCCTCTATTGCAGTATCGCTAGggtttttttagagagagaaaatgttaaGAAGACTGATGTGAAGACGCTAGGTTTTTTTAGTTGTTGACGTTttcttttatcttatttttaaccccttttttattttaatatatacattATCACTGTCAAACAGTGTTACCCTTGCAAAACAAATGGAAACAGCAGAGAGGCTTTCAAACACCGTAGAAGTAAAACTTAAAGTTTTTAGAATATTGAAACGGTGTACTGTGTGAGTGTTTTAACTTAAAGTTGTGTACATGTCAGTTTTTAAAGGGGTCTTTTTCTCCTATTTGTCACCACCTCCTTAATTGTAGGAACCCACtttctctcagcttctgctattatatatatatatatatatagagattgattgattgattgattgatgtgCCCGAGACTCAACAGGTGAATCTAGTAGCAACAAGGCTGTGTAGATATCTTCAAATTGGTGGgacaaaattcaagaaatgcGACTTCTCAAATGATATCCGAGGTAACAACATTCAAGCCTTCTAGAGACACAACTACCCTCATAATTACAGCAACTTCCAATAGTTAAATATACAACTCATaatacaaactcaaatcacAAGACAATACACAGCAAGATTTGATGATTATAAAACTTATTTCCAAGACAAAAATTAATTGACCAAGTCCACATTTTCAACTGAATTTTAATCTTCAAATGGCTTTCTCTTGAATTCTTACTTGGAAATTACGTATTATGTAATGAAAAACTACAATATCCCACCAAATTAAAAAGAACTTGTCCTTTGGTTTAAGATGATAGCATTTGCCTCTTTCAGAATCCCAATAAAATCATTCTAGtcctttttagcaaaaaagacAAACTAACATGCTACTtctctgttaggacatatgtgtttcacttgttaagaacatatgtcatggttttatgtaattggcttatcctttgacaaaacgcactttacttgtatttgggtagatttaggatgttttaaatacttcaagaaaccttgtttcaagatcaagtattgaaactttcaagtctgttcaagaaaacaagttcagagtgcaaaatcattaaagctcgacagctggtcgacagctgcatctatcgagcttaaggaagctgttctacatttggtgtgctcgacaccttctcgacagctactcgacacctgctatctgtcgagatttaatattttcagaattttaatataattttattgggatccgtgaatatgtctttggaccttcttttctcctaaacctagacatataaaaggatctgtttaagggccatcaaagtgttcacaagttgcacaagcattgagcaaactctgttcaagcaaattgtgactgcagacgaagttcttgccctagttcatctctttctcttaaagaagttgctgtgtatgtgcaccgtagggttttgtaaccaagcatcttcttgatcttcatcatgtggatgaactgaaaaactttgcaaccaacaaccttcttagttggtgattgaagtcgcgtactgggatccgcgtaattggttagtcacgtactgggagtcgtgcattagaaagggaaactgtcactacagaacaagtctaattgggtattagggtaagggttcaactgtaggttggtaaggtacttggattcctttacttgtaaccgcttgttgtgataatagtggagtttcgggagtggtgacctgaaaatcacccggtggggtttttgccattaggtttttcccattcgtaaacaaatcaccgtgttatttattttccgctgcatatttagtttattggtgatttgtttgtgctaccacgcgtttgcatgataaattgattaattaataacttggctaattaattaattaattaatttctatcacaaggggccATTCAATTTGtagcctatcaagtggtatcagagcaggcacactctaattagggtttaatctttgctgtgttgatccattgacccctgtttgtcatggatagaggacagtctttAATTATAcgtcctttatttgatggcactaactacgcatactggaaagtacgcatgagagctttcttgcagtctttagatgagaaagtgtggcaagctatggagTTAGGCTagactaagcctacagaagcgctAGCCGACTAGgttgatgccaagattaaggcggcaaacttcaacagcagagccttgaatgcattgttcagtgctatcacaaatgaggagttcaagaagatatcctcaactgaaactgcCAATGAGacttggaccattctccagacaacctatgagggtactaagACTGTGAAAGACtcaaagtttcagaggctcactacaagctttgaagaaataaagatggaggaggatgagtctttcgatgagttctatgccaagctaaaggacatagtgaactcagccctCAATCTTgcggaaaccattcctgaacccaagattgtgaggaaagtgctcagatctctgcccgtgagatttcatgccaagattacggcaatagaggagtcaaaggatattgacaagattcctctaACTGAGCcggttggaaacttgcagacctacgagctagggttgacaaaagtaggcaagtcgggtaaaagcaagagtatggcactgaaggccaagagcaatGAAACAAAtgaatcttctgatgatgaagattccaagatgaagtcctacatcaccaggcagttcaagaagttcatgaagaatgccaatggaaagggtttcgacaaggaccgcaggcaatccagttcttctcaatttaaaggccaagacaaagggaagaaggatgctaaggaaggtggtcagtacactgttccctcaggacctaagtgctttgggtgtcaaggatTCAGTCACATGAAGCATGAATGTCCTATATACCTCAAGAgtattgggaagagcaaggcacttgctgttaccctgagcgacactgagcctgaggatgattccgacaatgaggatgacggaatcttaaatgccttcacggccacggtcaatcctactgatgggattgttgaagatgtggttgaagaagaagaactggtggaatctaagtttgagaagatgaatgatcaagatgacatccatacagcctatgagaagcTGTATAAGCTCTCTGAAAAGCATGATAAAttatataggctaaccaccaagaagctcagtgatgtggaacttgaccgtgaggagctttccacaaagtttgatgaggctaatcagactattggagcactgaaattcgagaacaatttcttggctaagaagaccaagaagttTGAAGCGGAGCTTTTtcaagttagagctcaattggagaggacttcaagcgcAAAGCTAGATGAAATGCTAAGCCTTCAGAAATTTGCTTCAGATCAAACAGGCTTAGGGTATGGtatttcttcctctaatactgcttcttctagtactactgtttttgttcctcctgctaataatgttaaaactgagaacaatgagattaaaactgaattagctagtgagaatttagacaagggtaaatctatcttaggagcaccccctaagcttgagaagaaagatgttaaaaatcatagggctaagaaggctaactctcaaaagcctaaacaaaagaagcagcatctttgTGATCATTGTGAGctgccggtcatactcgaccaaattgctacaagtggcttgccactcaacagagcaacggctTGATAGCATCCGAGAACcaaaatcagcttcaatcctttCTCGCTCCCCTTGgtgatcttctcaaagccctcacgttccttttgaacttgaacttGAATGGTCCGGCACTATGAGCCTGCAATTTCTTAACGGTCCCAGAAGGAAACCATTCAGGTCGAATCCGAATCATGACATAATCCCCTACCTAAAACTCTGCATGACGTCGATGAGTGTTAGCATGAATTTTATATTGAGAATTACTTgcctgaatttttttgcgaatctCATTATGCAAATCATGAATATGTCATGCAAATGCCTCAGCAGACTCAGAAATCCTAACATGTGGGGACACGGGCAAAAGATCTAAAGGCCTCCTAGGTGTATATCCATGCAcaacctcaaaaggactagtacCTATAGACCTATTGACAAAGCTATTATATGCAAGTTGGGCTACCGGAAGAATAGAATCCCAATTTCGATTGGCTTCACCCACTAGACACAGAAGGAGGTTGCCTAGACTACGATTAACCACCTCAGCTTGACCATCACTTTGAGGATGAAATGCCatggaaaatttcaatttggtgCCCACTAAATGCCACAAGGTCTTCCAAAAATAACTCATGAAGCGAACATTCCTATCAGACACTATGGTTTTGGGAAGACCATAAAGTTTGACAATCTCATCAAAGTAGAGTTTTGCAATCTTAGAAGCATCAGAGGTCTTAGAACATGGTAGGAAATGAGCCATCTTGGAGAAGCGATCAACAACTACTAGAATGgaatcatgcttcctaaaggtGCGGGGCAAACCTAACACAAAGTCCATACTCACATCCTGCCACGGGCGATTTGGCACAGGTAGAGGTGTGTACAGGCTAGTGTTTTGCTTGCGATGTTTGGCTAGTTGACATGTACGACACTGACCAACTATCTTGGCAATGCCCCTCTTAAGACTAGGCTAATAGAATTGACGTTCCACTTCCTCAATTGTCTTGTCTCGACCAAAATGACCTGCTAGGCCTCCCGCATGTATCTCCCAAACTAGGAAATCTCTCACTGAAGACCGAGGGATACATAACTTGTTGGCCTTGAACAAGTAACCATCTTGAAGGCTATAATCATCCAGGATTGGCCGTGGGGCATTACTTAGGCTAGTGTAGAGGTCTCCAAAATCTGGGCATGACTTATAATCATCCTTGAGTTGTTCAAACCTAGTAACCTTAACACTCATGATGGATAGCAAAGAAACCCTTCGACTTAGTGCATCAGCAGCCTTATTCTCAATTCTCGCCCTATGCTTCATTACAAAGTGGTAGCGCTGCAAAAGTTCAACCCAACTACCGTGCCTAAAATTCAGCTTCTT encodes:
- the LOC115990873 gene encoding uncharacterized protein LOC115990873; the protein is MKPGEFVWTKAAAKAFNEVKQKMTEAPVMRLPDFTKPFKMECDASALRYLHSQKKLNFRHGSWVELLQRYHFVMKHRARIENKAADALSRRVSLLSIMSVKVTRFEQLKDDYKSCPDFGDLYTSLSNAPRPILDDYSLQDGYLFKANKLCIPRSSVRDFLVWEIHAGGLAGHFGRDKTIEEVERQFY